The Hyphomicrobium sp. 99 genome contains the following window.
TTCCGCATGACGACGGTGATCACCCTCGTCGGCGGTACGGTCTTCCTGATGTGGCTCGGTGAGCAGATCACGCAGCGCGGCGTCGGTAACGGCACATCGCTGATCATCTTCGCCGGTATCGTCGCCGGACTTCCCGGAGCGCTGGTACACCTCTTTGAGCTGTCGCGTACCGGTTCGATCTCGCCCGGAATTCTCGTATTCTTCCTGGTATTGGCTCTGGCTGTCGTCGCCGCCATCGTGTTCTTCGAGCGCGCACAACGACGTCTGTTGGTCCAGTATCCGAAGCGACAAGTCGGGAACAAGATGTTCCAGGGCGAAGCTTCGCATCTCCCGCTGAAGCTCAACTCGTCGGGCGTCATTCCGCCGATCTTCGCGTCTTCGCTCTTGCTGCTGCCGATCACGGTTGCGCAGTTCACGGCGGGGCAGGGCCCGGAATGGCTCAACGAAGCTGTCGCCGCGCTCGGCTCAGGCCAGCCTCTGCACATGCTGGTCTACGCGCTGCTGATCCTCTTCTTCGCGTTCTTCTACACCGCGGTCGTGATCAACCCCAAGGAAACCGCGGATAACCTTCGCAAGTACGGCGGCTTCCTTCCCGGTATCCGCCCTGGCGAGAAGACGGCCGAATATATCGACTACGTCTTGACCCGCATTACCGTCGTCGGCGCACTTTATCTGGCTGCGGTCTGCGTACTTCCCGAGATCTTGACGTCGTATGCCGGCATCCCGCTCTACTTCGGCGGCACCTCGCTTCTCATCGCGGTTAGCGTCACGATGGACACAGTCGCCCAGATCCAGAGCCACCTCATCGCTCAGCAGTATGAGGGCTTGATCAAGAAGGCCAAACTGCGCGGGGCTCGGCGATGATCCTGATACTGCTTGGACCGCCAGGAGCGGGCAAGGGTACACAGTCTCAGCTGATCTCCGAGCGCCTCGGACTGCCGCAGCTTTCAACCGGCGACATGCTGCGCGCGGCCGTTAAGGCCGGCTCGCCGGTCGGTCTCAAGGCGAAGAAAATCATGGAGGCGGGTGGCCTCGTCAGCGACGAAATCGTCATCGGCATCATTGCCGACCGTATTTCGGAAGCCGACTGCGCCAAGGGGTTCATCCTCGACGGCTTTCCGCGGACGCTGCCCCAGGCCGATGCCCTGGATGAGCTGCTGAAGTCGAAAGGCCGCCACCTCGATTGCGTCGTCGAGCTGAAGGTCGACGACACGAAGCTCGTCGAACGGATCGAATGTCGCGCTCGCGAAACCCTCGCGGCCGGTGGCACCGTCCGGGCCGATGACAATGCGGAAGCCCTTAAGACGCGCCTGATCGCCTACTACCGCGAAACGGCGCCGCTTATTGGTTACTATTATGCGCATCGTTTGCTTAAGACGGTGGACGGCATGAAGCCTATCGCCGAGGTCAGCCGCCAGATCGGCGAAGTTCTGGACCAATTCCAGCATGCGTGACACAAAGAAGCACGGATTGACGGAAGGGATAACCCGCGGTAGAAGACACAACTTTCTTTTAGGGCTCAACTTGATCCGGACCAGGGCACGAAACCCCGGTGCTGCGGTCGTTGCGCCTATTTGCACTTGAGAATCAACAAGATAGATCGTTACTCGGTTCGAGATTTAAAGGCAGGAGACTGAAGTGGCCCGCATCGCAGGCGTCAACATTCCAACGGGTAAGCGCGTCGAGATCGCGCTTCGTTACATCCACGGCATTGGGCCCAAGTTCTCGGCAGAGATTTGCGCGAAGTGCAATATCCCCGCCGACCGTCGCGTCAATCAGCTGACGGACGCTGAGGTTCTGCAGATCCGTGAGACGATCGACCGCGATTACACGGTCGAAGGCGACCTGCGCCGCGAAGTTCAGACCAACATCAAGCGTCTGATGGATCTCGGTTGCTACCGCGGTCTGCGTCACCGCAAGGGTCTGCCCGTCCGCGGTCAGCGCACCCACACGAACGCCCGTACCCGCAAGGGCAAGGCCGTTCCGATTGCAGGCAAGAAGAAGGCGACGAAGTAGTTCGTCACCACACAGGGTTCATGCACGCCATCTGGCGTGCGCAACGATTTACGCCTCCGCTTGAACGAGGCATGGAGCAACGACGGTAATGGCCAAGGAAGCAGCGGCAGCACGCGGCAAAGTTAAGAAGCGCGAGAAGAAGAACATCACGTCGGGCGTCGCACACGTCAACGCGTCGTTCAACAACACGATGATCACCATCACGGACGCCCAGGGCAACACGATCGCGTGGTCGTCTTCGGGCACCAAGGGCTTCAAGGGCTCGCGCAAATCGACGCCTTATGCTGCTCAGATGGCCGCTGAAGATGCCGGCAAGAAAGCCCAGGAGCACGGCATGAAGGTGCTCGAGGTCGAGGTTTGCGGTCCGGGTTCGGGTCGTGAATCGGCTCTTCGCGCTCTGCAGGCCGTCGGCTTCCAGATCACTTCGATCCGCGACGTGACGCCGATCCCGCACAACGGTTGCCGCCCGCGCAAGCGTCGCCGCGTCTAAGACGAGATTTTGCGCGCGCCGGGACCGCTCGGCGCGCCGCTATTTGTAAAAGTTACCGCCAAGAGATTCCGCGGCCCGCTCCCCCGTCCGCGCAAAACTAGACGAGGTTTCTCGTGAATGTTCTCCAGAAGAACTGGCAAGACCTGATCAAGCCTTCGAAGCTTGAAATTC
Protein-coding sequences here:
- a CDS encoding adenylate kinase: MILILLGPPGAGKGTQSQLISERLGLPQLSTGDMLRAAVKAGSPVGLKAKKIMEAGGLVSDEIVIGIIADRISEADCAKGFILDGFPRTLPQADALDELLKSKGRHLDCVVELKVDDTKLVERIECRARETLAAGGTVRADDNAEALKTRLIAYYRETAPLIGYYYAHRLLKTVDGMKPIAEVSRQIGEVLDQFQHA
- the secY gene encoding preprotein translocase subunit SecY, whose product is MVSAAEQLASNLNFGAFAKAEDLKRRLWFTLGALIVFRLGTFIPLPGINPAAFAETFKSQAGGILGMFNMFSGGALERLAIFSLNIMPYISASIIMQLMSSISPKLEAMKKEGEAGRKQINQYTRYLTVILAALQAYGIAVGLEGSRNAAGAVVLEPGMFFRMTTVITLVGGTVFLMWLGEQITQRGVGNGTSLIIFAGIVAGLPGALVHLFELSRTGSISPGILVFFLVLALAVVAAIVFFERAQRRLLVQYPKRQVGNKMFQGEASHLPLKLNSSGVIPPIFASSLLLLPITVAQFTAGQGPEWLNEAVAALGSGQPLHMLVYALLILFFAFFYTAVVINPKETADNLRKYGGFLPGIRPGEKTAEYIDYVLTRITVVGALYLAAVCVLPEILTSYAGIPLYFGGTSLLIAVSVTMDTVAQIQSHLIAQQYEGLIKKAKLRGARR
- the rpsK gene encoding 30S ribosomal protein S11 codes for the protein MAKEAAAARGKVKKREKKNITSGVAHVNASFNNTMITITDAQGNTIAWSSSGTKGFKGSRKSTPYAAQMAAEDAGKKAQEHGMKVLEVEVCGPGSGRESALRALQAVGFQITSIRDVTPIPHNGCRPRKRRRV
- the rpsM gene encoding 30S ribosomal protein S13, with the translated sequence MARIAGVNIPTGKRVEIALRYIHGIGPKFSAEICAKCNIPADRRVNQLTDAEVLQIRETIDRDYTVEGDLRREVQTNIKRLMDLGCYRGLRHRKGLPVRGQRTHTNARTRKGKAVPIAGKKKATK